ATCATATTGATAAAGAACATCCAAAAGCACCTATTCCAAATGCTATGGTTGTTGAATAAAAAAACTATTCTTTGTGAATAGTTTTTTTATATTTTATCAAATGCCTGCTGTAAATCAGCTATTAAATCCTCAGAATTTTCTAATCCTACAGAAATACGAATTGTTCCCTGTTCAACTCCACCAGCCAAACGTTCTTCTTCACTCATTTGGGCATGAGTTGTTGAAGCTGGATGTGTCAATAAACTTCTTGAATCAGCAAAATTTGTAACATGTGTAAAAAGTTCAATATGATTAATAACGCTCTTCCCAGCATCTAATCCACCTTTTACTCCAAATGTAAACAATCCACCAAAACCACGAGGGAAATATTTTTGACATAATTCATAAGATTCATGTTTTGGTAATTCAGCATAACTTACCCATTCAACAGCATCATTCTGATTTAAGAATTCAGCAATTTTTCTTGAATTCTCAACATGTTTATCCATACGTAAAGATAAAGTCTCTAAACCTAATAAAGTCATATAAGCATTAAATGGTGTCATACATCCACCTAAATCACGCAATGTCTTGGCAATTGCTTTGGTACAAAAAGCAGCTTCATTTAAATCAGCATAAACAATATCGTGATAAGCTTTATCCGGATTTGTAAACAATGGATATCTAGGATTATGCCAATCAAATCGACCACTATCAACAATAATTCCACCCATGACATTACCATGTCCTGCAATATATTTTGTTGTTG
Above is a genomic segment from Candidatus Stoquefichus sp. SB1 containing:
- a CDS encoding O-acetylhomoserine aminocarboxypropyltransferase/cysteine synthase family protein, with product MNKNYKFETLQIHAGQKPDPVTKATGVPLYLSNAFTFDDADQAKNIFALEEGGYFYSRLSNPTVDVLQQRMAALDGGVGAVAFASGTAAIMGLIMTVCETGDEIIAANNLYGGTIGSLSGTMRGMGFVSHFVNPRDLETMESLINEKTKLIFVESVGNPNGDMLDFDAISAICQKHQLLFVVDNTTPTPYLFKPIEHGADLVVYSTTKYIAGHGNVMGGIIVDSGRFDWHNPRYPLFTNPDKAYHDIVYADLNEAAFCTKAIAKTLRDLGGCMTPFNAYMTLLGLETLSLRMDKHVENSRKIAEFLNQNDAVEWVSYAELPKHESYELCQKYFPRGFGGLFTFGVKGGLDAGKSVINHIELFTHVTNFADSRSLLTHPASTTHAQMSEEERLAGGVEQGTIRISVGLENSEDLIADLQQAFDKI